The following coding sequences are from one Halorubrum sp. BOL3-1 window:
- a CDS encoding group I intron-associated PD-(D/E)XK endonuclease — protein MKSDLVNREIPVLTPAYDTDPYDLVIEPDDEFRRLQIRTAFEATTDGAVRFRTWSARTRSSGHEREGHDGRVDLFAVYAPACDEVSLASARGPARRR, from the coding sequence GTGAAGTCCGACCTCGTGAACCGCGAAATCCCCGTGTTGACTCCCGCGTACGACACTGACCCGTACGACCTCGTGATCGAACCGGACGACGAGTTCCGTCGGCTCCAAATCAGAACGGCGTTCGAAGCGACTACCGACGGAGCGGTACGATTCCGAACCTGGAGCGCGCGGACGAGGAGTTCCGGACACGAGCGGGAGGGACACGACGGCCGTGTCGATCTCTTCGCGGTTTACGCTCCCGCCTGCGACGAAGTGTCTCTGGCCAGTGCGAGGGGACCAGCGAGACGCAGATGA
- a CDS encoding Hsp20/alpha crystallin family protein: MTRRDPFDEIEELLERMGREFEELGGTLEGTGPDIPQFPGARDVDVDVIEADESITVVADLPGFDAAAVDVELRDDALVIAGSREESTGFDAGEGDTNADDDAVDGTDETDDGVRYHRRERRLRSVSRRVPIPGAVEADAATASFDAGVLTVTLPKRSPDDDRGHTIDVN; this comes from the coding sequence ATGACCCGACGCGATCCCTTCGACGAGATCGAGGAGCTGCTCGAACGGATGGGCCGCGAGTTCGAGGAACTCGGCGGAACGCTGGAGGGAACCGGTCCCGATATCCCGCAGTTCCCCGGCGCCCGCGACGTTGACGTCGACGTGATCGAAGCCGACGAGTCGATCACCGTCGTCGCAGACCTTCCCGGGTTCGACGCCGCCGCCGTCGACGTCGAACTGCGCGACGACGCGCTCGTGATCGCCGGATCCCGCGAGGAGTCGACCGGGTTCGACGCCGGTGAGGGCGATACGAACGCCGACGACGACGCGGTCGACGGCACGGACGAGACCGACGACGGCGTCCGCTACCACCGACGCGAGCGACGCCTCCGGTCCGTCTCCCGCCGGGTTCCGATCCCCGGCGCCGTCGAGGCCGACGCGGCGACCGCTTCCTTCGACGCCGGCGTACTCACCGTCACGCTGCCCAAGCGATCGCCCGACGACGACCGGGGACACACGATCGACGTGAACTGA
- a CDS encoding protein-L-isoaspartate O-methyltransferase has protein sequence MDDASLRADMIEGLEHSIGEPIDPPVLTALQRVPRDPFVDDSPRGGAADGDDPHSLSLETVVRLVTALDADEDDAVLVVGAGVGYSVAMIAEIVGARRVHAVDIDRSAVVAARSNLDAAGYEAVLVDRADGADGLPAYAPYDRILLEAAVIEPPRALREQLAPDGRIVYPRGAGVQTVAAIEPSSTEGSDANGTSVADDNSEQSTDADDDPAPAGFETVETHGPARLQPMLVEGEQPGVERNRTRREDAEHAERDRHRRHGWEQDWIDWDDRI, from the coding sequence ATGGACGACGCGTCGCTCAGGGCGGACATGATCGAGGGGCTCGAACACTCGATCGGCGAGCCGATCGATCCGCCCGTGTTGACCGCGCTTCAGCGGGTTCCTCGCGACCCTTTCGTGGACGACTCCCCCCGCGGCGGCGCCGCCGACGGCGACGACCCCCACTCGCTCTCGCTCGAAACGGTGGTCCGCCTCGTCACCGCTCTCGACGCGGACGAGGACGACGCGGTCCTCGTCGTCGGCGCCGGCGTCGGCTACTCGGTCGCGATGATCGCTGAGATCGTCGGCGCCCGCCGCGTTCACGCGGTCGATATCGATCGCTCCGCCGTCGTGGCCGCGCGGTCGAACCTCGACGCGGCCGGCTACGAGGCGGTCCTCGTCGACCGCGCGGACGGCGCGGACGGGCTCCCGGCGTACGCGCCGTACGACCGGATCCTCCTCGAAGCGGCCGTGATCGAGCCGCCGCGAGCCCTCCGCGAGCAGCTGGCGCCCGACGGTCGGATCGTGTACCCGCGCGGTGCGGGCGTTCAGACGGTCGCGGCGATCGAACCGTCGTCGACCGAAGGCTCGGACGCGAACGGTACCAGCGTGGCAGACGACAACTCCGAGCAGAGCACCGACGCGGACGACGACCCCGCACCGGCCGGGTTCGAGACGGTCGAGACGCACGGCCCGGCGCGGCTCCAACCGATGCTCGTCGAGGGCGAACAGCCCGGTGTGGAGCGAAATCGGACTCGACGGGAGGACGCCGAACACGCCGAGAGAGACCGTCACCGCCGGCACGGCTGGGAACAAGACTGGATCGACTGGGACGACCGGATCTGA
- a CDS encoding aminomethyltransferase family protein, which translates to MTLVSGTHDAHGAAYRDRGGREVVDHYGKPVRAGKAVRKVAGVIEMGYGVLAVRGDDRVEFVDNAVSNRVPTEDGRGTYALLLDPQGGIETDMYVYNADERLLVFLPPERTEAVAADWAEKVFIQDVEVDDASEEFGVFGVHGPKSTEKVASVLGGPGAPEEQLSFVRGSMVDAGVTVIATDAPLGEEGYEIVCAAADAADVFDTLINRGLNATPFGYRTWDALATEAGTPLFKYELAGTVPNVLGLRNALDFDKGCYVGQEVVSRVENQGRPSRRLVGLELGGLAQAVADVDADADPRGIDDALPASGAAVFDGDEAVGEVTRAAVGPATDLPIALALVAFDADLDGVAVRVDGDEVAASAAELPFADRSARSARLPAYPELRV; encoded by the coding sequence ATGACGCTCGTCTCCGGCACCCACGACGCGCACGGCGCGGCGTACCGCGACCGCGGCGGCCGCGAGGTCGTCGACCACTACGGAAAGCCCGTCCGCGCCGGGAAGGCGGTCCGCAAAGTCGCCGGCGTGATCGAGATGGGGTACGGCGTCCTCGCGGTCAGGGGCGACGACCGCGTCGAGTTCGTCGACAACGCCGTCTCGAACCGCGTCCCGACCGAGGACGGACGGGGTACCTACGCCCTCTTGCTCGACCCGCAGGGCGGGATCGAGACGGACATGTACGTGTACAACGCCGACGAGCGGCTGCTCGTGTTCCTCCCGCCGGAGCGGACGGAGGCGGTCGCCGCCGACTGGGCGGAGAAGGTGTTCATCCAGGACGTCGAGGTCGACGACGCCTCCGAGGAGTTCGGGGTGTTCGGCGTCCACGGACCCAAGTCGACCGAGAAGGTTGCGTCCGTCCTCGGCGGTCCCGGCGCGCCCGAAGAGCAACTGTCGTTCGTTCGCGGGTCGATGGTCGACGCCGGCGTCACCGTGATCGCGACGGACGCGCCGCTGGGCGAAGAGGGGTACGAGATCGTCTGTGCCGCCGCCGACGCGGCCGACGTGTTCGACACGCTGATCAACCGCGGGCTCAACGCGACCCCCTTCGGCTACCGGACGTGGGACGCGCTCGCGACGGAGGCCGGAACGCCCCTCTTCAAGTACGAACTGGCGGGGACGGTCCCGAACGTTCTCGGCCTCCGGAACGCGCTCGACTTCGACAAGGGGTGTTACGTCGGCCAAGAGGTCGTCTCGCGCGTGGAGAACCAGGGCCGACCGAGCCGGCGCCTCGTCGGTCTCGAACTCGGCGGTCTCGCCCAAGCGGTCGCGGATGTCGACGCGGACGCCGACCCGCGGGGAATAGACGACGCGCTTCCGGCGTCCGGCGCGGCCGTCTTCGACGGCGACGAGGCGGTCGGGGAGGTCACCCGCGCCGCCGTCGGGCCGGCGACGGACCTCCCGATCGCGCTGGCGCTCGTCGCGTTCGACGCCGACCTCGACGGGGTCGCCGTCCGGGTCGACGGCGACGAGGTCGCCGCGAGCGCCGCCGAACTCCCGTTCGCCGACAGGAGCGCCCGGTCCGCACGGCTCCCGGCGTACCCGGAGCTGCGCGTCTGA
- a CDS encoding DUF6432 family protein has product MAAKPEYRDRPDVEVALLDALVDRGDEGMTVLELRAAVDADIDAVEEALSTLKNDSLITVETDEHVRVYAHERVVPDPEEAIDDPSESLVDAIRDRIGL; this is encoded by the coding sequence ATGGCCGCAAAGCCGGAATACCGCGACCGGCCGGACGTCGAGGTCGCGCTGCTCGACGCGCTCGTTGACCGCGGCGACGAGGGGATGACGGTCCTCGAACTTCGCGCGGCCGTCGACGCCGACATCGACGCCGTCGAGGAGGCGCTCTCGACGCTGAAAAACGACTCGCTGATCACCGTCGAGACCGACGAGCACGTCCGGGTGTACGCCCACGAGCGGGTCGTCCCCGACCCGGAGGAGGCAATCGACGACCCCTCGGAGAGCCTCGTCGACGCGATCCGCGACCGGATCGGACTGTAG
- a CDS encoding ATP-binding protein has product MPRPPECVYVLGRDDESDDGHTDGRDGDDETERDRRPPHTARIGAFLARDGSAGAPVGVDIDRPHAGVVFGKRGTGKSYTLGVLAEELAEADGVAPVVVDPMGVFGGLEAVGGRVVDPAVRPASIPPSTWPDLLGLDPASGPGSLVWRVVADALDGGGGDKIEDGRGDETQRGGSGRDDPSPSLAALREAVNAADAPAETRRAAANHLRLAASWDVFDADAPPVASLAADGDPAVLDLAGVPDAAAAAVVRGVARGLYDARIGGDLPRLPWLLVDEAHAFFDGVAEPALRTLLTRGRAPGVSLVCATQRPAALPSVAVSQSDLLVSHRLTATRDVERLAEAEATYLAGDLAARLPEGVGEALVVDDATETAHTVRIRERRTPHEGESPRASRLSDAK; this is encoded by the coding sequence ATGCCGAGACCACCCGAGTGCGTGTACGTACTCGGCCGCGACGACGAGAGCGACGACGGACACACGGACGGCCGCGACGGCGACGACGAGACCGAGCGCGACCGTCGCCCCCCACACACCGCTCGTATCGGTGCCTTCCTCGCGCGGGACGGGAGTGCCGGTGCGCCGGTCGGCGTCGACATCGATCGCCCGCACGCGGGGGTCGTCTTCGGGAAGCGGGGGACCGGGAAGTCGTACACGCTCGGCGTCCTCGCCGAGGAGCTCGCAGAGGCCGACGGGGTCGCGCCGGTCGTCGTCGACCCGATGGGCGTCTTCGGCGGTCTCGAAGCGGTCGGCGGCCGCGTCGTCGACCCCGCCGTCCGCCCCGCCTCGATCCCCCCGTCGACGTGGCCGGACCTGCTCGGTCTCGACCCGGCGAGCGGACCGGGAAGCCTCGTCTGGCGCGTCGTCGCGGACGCGCTTGACGGCGGTGGCGGGGACAAGATCGAGGACGGTCGCGGGGACGAGACCCAGAGAGGCGGATCGGGTCGCGACGACCCGTCCCCGTCGCTCGCGGCGCTCCGCGAGGCGGTCAACGCGGCCGACGCTCCGGCGGAGACGCGGCGCGCCGCGGCGAACCACCTCCGACTGGCCGCCTCGTGGGACGTCTTCGACGCCGACGCGCCGCCGGTCGCGTCCCTCGCGGCGGACGGCGACCCCGCGGTACTCGACCTCGCCGGCGTTCCCGACGCGGCAGCGGCCGCCGTCGTCCGCGGGGTCGCTCGCGGGCTCTACGACGCGCGGATCGGCGGCGATCTACCGCGGCTCCCGTGGCTGCTCGTCGACGAGGCGCACGCCTTCTTCGACGGCGTCGCGGAACCGGCGCTCCGGACCCTCCTGACCCGCGGCCGCGCTCCCGGCGTCTCGCTCGTCTGCGCGACCCAGCGGCCGGCCGCGCTGCCGAGCGTCGCCGTCTCGCAGTCGGACCTCCTCGTCTCCCACCGGCTCACGGCCACGCGCGACGTCGAGCGACTGGCGGAAGCGGAGGCGACGTACCTCGCCGGCGACCTCGCGGCGCGACTCCCCGAGGGGGTCGGTGAGGCGCTCGTCGTCGACGACGCCACCGAGACGGCCCACACGGTCCGGATTCGCGAGCGGCGAACGCCACACGAGGGGGAGAGTCCCCGCGCGAGTCGCCTGTCGGACGCGAAGTAG
- a CDS encoding UPF0146 family protein, whose protein sequence is MVSSSPSERALTAALDGYERVIEVGIGRRPGVALALADRGREVVAVDVEMSDTARDAASETEGAGGGSLRTVTADVTALATADGGRAVGRALGFGAEASDIGDASDATGVDAVYARNLPAELQSPTVALAERLDAACLFTTLGFEEPVVDVRRRSAESGPVVYVAR, encoded by the coding sequence GTGGTATCATCGTCCCCATCAGAGCGGGCACTCACCGCCGCACTCGACGGATACGAGCGGGTGATCGAGGTCGGTATCGGTCGGCGCCCGGGCGTCGCCCTCGCGCTCGCCGACCGCGGTCGAGAGGTGGTCGCGGTCGACGTCGAGATGAGCGATACAGCGCGGGACGCGGCGAGCGAGACGGAGGGAGCGGGCGGGGGGTCGCTCCGGACCGTCACCGCGGACGTGACGGCGCTGGCGACGGCCGACGGCGGCCGAGCCGTCGGTCGCGCGCTCGGGTTCGGCGCGGAGGCGAGCGACATCGGAGACGCGTCGGACGCGACCGGCGTGGACGCCGTGTACGCGCGGAACCTCCCCGCCGAACTCCAGTCGCCGACGGTCGCGCTCGCGGAGCGGCTCGACGCCGCCTGCCTGTTCACCACGCTCGGGTTCGAGGAACCGGTCGTCGACGTCCGGCGGCGCTCGGCGGAGTCGGGACCCGTCGTGTACGTCGCTCGCTGA
- a CDS encoding TIGR01548 family HAD-type hydrolase gives MQVDAVVLDIDGVLVDVADSYRRAILESVDRVCGKPIERDAVQTFKDAGGFNNDWELTDAAALFVIARREGLRMDVDEFTDRVRELGGGLDAAKEVVGDLPRVAQARVRDQWDRDALRETFQALYLGAELYRELEGGEPPVEAAGYVHDEPTLVDPETLDDLTARFDVGVLTGRPAAEADIALEHVGLDVPDDRRFTMDDWDEGKPHPRALVELAERFDAERVAFAGDTLDDVRTARNADEADETRVYYGIGVLTGGLTGESGQEKFAESGADAVVEDVNELVDLLE, from the coding sequence ATGCAGGTCGACGCAGTAGTCCTCGACATCGACGGGGTGTTGGTCGACGTGGCGGACTCCTACCGACGGGCGATTCTCGAGTCCGTCGACCGGGTGTGTGGCAAGCCGATCGAGCGGGACGCGGTCCAGACGTTCAAAGACGCCGGCGGGTTCAACAACGACTGGGAGCTGACCGACGCGGCCGCGCTGTTCGTGATAGCCCGGCGCGAGGGACTCCGGATGGACGTCGACGAGTTCACCGACCGCGTCCGCGAACTCGGCGGCGGCCTCGACGCCGCCAAGGAGGTCGTCGGCGACCTCCCGCGGGTCGCGCAGGCCCGGGTCCGCGACCAGTGGGACCGGGACGCGCTCCGCGAGACCTTTCAGGCGCTGTACCTCGGCGCGGAGCTGTACCGCGAGCTGGAGGGCGGCGAGCCGCCGGTCGAGGCGGCCGGGTACGTCCACGACGAGCCGACGCTCGTCGATCCCGAGACGCTCGACGACCTCACCGCGCGGTTCGACGTGGGCGTCCTCACCGGTCGGCCGGCCGCCGAGGCCGACATCGCCTTGGAGCACGTCGGGCTCGACGTCCCCGACGACCGACGGTTCACGATGGACGACTGGGACGAGGGGAAGCCCCACCCGCGGGCGCTCGTCGAACTCGCGGAGCGGTTCGACGCCGAGCGCGTCGCGTTCGCGGGCGACACCCTCGACGACGTGCGGACCGCGCGCAACGCCGACGAGGCCGACGAGACGCGCGTCTACTACGGAATCGGCGTGTTGACCGGCGGGCTGACCGGCGAGTCGGGGCAGGAGAAGTTCGCCGAGAGCGGTGCCGACGCCGTCGTTGAGGACGTGAACGAGCTGGTAGACCTGTTGGAGTAG
- the cca gene encoding CCA tRNA nucleotidyltransferase, translating to MDDEETAGDELEAVLSRVRERALPEPAERERLRAASAALTERTREAIADLAVDADVVQVGSTARGTWVAGDRDIDLFVRFDADLDRAELEEYGLAVGHAVLPDGHEEYAEHPYVKGSYEGFDVDLVPCHDVETAGDLVSAVDRTPFHDAYLSARLDDDLAADVVAAKAFLKGVGAYGSDLRTEGFSGYLTELLVLELGGFVPLVESARSWHPPVEFDPEGHAERTFEDPLVVVDPTDPTRNVAAVLSATNLARFQHYARELLAAPSEALFEPDEPEPLEPREVRSHLDRRKTTPVAVVFDAPDIVDDQLWPQLRRSLDGVVRGLDGHGFDVLRATAMTNAAGATDDSARGTRAALYAELEVTERPAVERHEGPPVAVRKHAASFYESYVDDVDPDTYGPFIDGDRYVVEREREFATVREYLESDAASDVALGAQVESAFDDRDVLVGEAVATLAPAFGRPLRKFYEPRP from the coding sequence ATGGACGACGAGGAGACCGCCGGGGACGAGCTGGAGGCGGTGCTGTCGCGCGTCCGCGAGCGCGCCCTCCCGGAACCGGCGGAGCGCGAGCGGCTGCGCGCGGCGAGCGCGGCGCTGACCGAGCGGACCCGCGAGGCGATAGCCGACCTCGCCGTCGACGCCGACGTGGTTCAGGTCGGGTCGACCGCGCGCGGCACGTGGGTCGCGGGCGACCGCGACATCGATCTCTTCGTCCGGTTCGACGCGGACCTCGACCGCGCCGAGTTAGAGGAGTACGGCCTCGCGGTCGGGCACGCGGTCCTCCCCGACGGTCACGAAGAGTACGCCGAACACCCGTACGTCAAGGGGAGTTACGAGGGGTTCGACGTCGACCTGGTTCCCTGTCACGACGTGGAGACGGCGGGCGATCTGGTCTCCGCGGTCGACCGCACTCCGTTCCACGACGCGTACCTCTCCGCACGGCTCGACGACGACCTCGCGGCGGACGTGGTGGCGGCGAAGGCGTTCCTGAAGGGGGTCGGCGCGTACGGGAGCGACCTCCGCACCGAGGGGTTTTCGGGGTACCTCACGGAGCTGCTCGTGTTGGAACTCGGCGGGTTCGTCCCGCTCGTCGAGTCGGCGCGGAGCTGGCACCCACCGGTGGAGTTCGACCCCGAGGGACACGCGGAGCGCACGTTCGAGGACCCGCTCGTCGTCGTCGACCCCACTGACCCGACGCGGAACGTCGCCGCTGTGCTGTCGGCGACGAACCTCGCGCGGTTCCAACACTACGCGCGAGAGCTGCTCGCGGCCCCGAGCGAGGCCCTCTTCGAGCCGGACGAGCCGGAGCCGCTCGAACCGCGGGAGGTGCGGTCTCACCTCGACCGACGGAAGACGACCCCCGTCGCGGTCGTCTTCGACGCGCCCGACATCGTCGACGACCAGCTGTGGCCGCAGCTCCGGCGATCGCTCGACGGGGTCGTCCGCGGTCTCGACGGTCACGGGTTCGACGTCCTCCGCGCGACGGCGATGACGAACGCGGCGGGAGCGACGGACGATTCGGCACGGGGGACGCGAGCGGCGCTGTACGCGGAGTTAGAGGTGACGGAACGACCCGCCGTCGAGCGCCACGAGGGACCCCCGGTCGCGGTCAGGAAACACGCCGCGAGCTTCTACGAGTCGTACGTCGACGACGTCGATCCGGACACGTACGGTCCCTTCATCGACGGCGACCGCTACGTCGTCGAGCGCGAGCGGGAGTTCGCCACGGTCAGGGAGTACCTCGAGAGCGACGCCGCGAGCGACGTGGCGCTCGGCGCGCAGGTGGAGTCGGCGTTCGACGACCGCGACGTGCTGGTCGGCGAGGCCGTCGCCACGCTCGCACCGGCGTTCGGCCGACCGCTCCGGAAGTTCTACGAACCGCGACCGTGA
- the pcm gene encoding protein-L-isoaspartate O-methyltransferase, which produces MNDADHAAARRELVGALRRRLDVGEPTLSAVGAVPRHEFVPESHRGSAYADRPLPIGRDQTVSAPHMVATMTDLLGVERGDRVFEVGTGCGYHAAVVTEVVGPGNVFSAERVPELAADARARLDRLGYDVTVAVGDGREAFADRPPFDAAYLTCAAPEAVPDAIVDRVRPGGRVVAPVREGGGQRLVRLTVREDGVDREDHGGVRFVPMR; this is translated from the coding sequence ATGAACGACGCCGACCACGCGGCCGCCAGACGCGAGCTGGTGGGCGCGCTCCGTCGACGCCTCGACGTGGGCGAGCCGACGCTGTCGGCGGTCGGCGCCGTCCCGCGCCACGAGTTCGTCCCGGAGTCGCACCGCGGGTCGGCGTACGCCGACCGTCCGTTGCCGATCGGCCGCGATCAGACGGTCAGCGCGCCGCACATGGTCGCGACGATGACGGACCTCCTCGGCGTCGAGCGCGGTGACCGCGTCTTCGAGGTGGGGACCGGCTGCGGCTACCACGCCGCGGTCGTCACCGAAGTCGTCGGTCCCGGGAACGTCTTCTCGGCCGAGCGCGTGCCGGAACTCGCCGCTGACGCCCGAGCGCGACTCGACCGCCTCGGCTACGACGTGACGGTCGCGGTCGGCGACGGACGCGAGGCGTTCGCGGACAGGCCGCCGTTCGACGCGGCCTACCTCACCTGCGCGGCGCCCGAGGCGGTTCCGGACGCGATCGTCGACCGCGTTCGGCCGGGCGGCCGCGTCGTCGCTCCCGTCCGCGAGGGCGGCGGCCAGCGGCTCGTCCGACTCACGGTCCGGGAGGACGGCGTCGACCGCGAGGACCACGGCGGCGTGCGGTTCGTCCCGATGCGATAG
- a CDS encoding carboxypeptidase regulatory-like domain-containing protein: MSDRTRDSRTANRRTFSTDTRAIEGLPVRLVIALVVGVASLSVMMGMIGDIDGLAATELDAQPQPEVTTPGDQSIDVAVVDPDGSRVAGATVIVRGGSARIDGVATARTNSEGIASVDVGPELGPNQADGTLTVDIKPPAEGDYVDERGNTEVLVVEE, from the coding sequence ATGTCCGATCGAACACGCGACTCCCGCACCGCGAACCGCCGGACGTTCAGCACCGACACCCGCGCGATCGAGGGGTTGCCCGTTCGCCTCGTCATCGCCCTGGTCGTCGGGGTCGCCAGCCTCAGCGTGATGATGGGGATGATCGGTGACATCGACGGGTTGGCCGCGACGGAACTCGACGCACAGCCCCAACCGGAGGTAACCACTCCCGGCGACCAGTCGATCGACGTCGCCGTCGTCGACCCGGACGGCTCCCGCGTCGCGGGCGCGACGGTCATCGTCCGCGGCGGCTCCGCGCGGATCGACGGGGTCGCCACCGCGCGGACGAACAGCGAGGGGATTGCGAGCGTGGACGTCGGCCCGGAACTCGGTCCGAACCAGGCCGACGGAACGCTGACGGTCGATATCAAGCCGCCGGCGGAGGGCGACTACGTCGACGAGCGAGGGAACACCGAGGTGCTCGTCGTCGAGGAGTGA
- a CDS encoding archaemetzincin family Zn-dependent metalloprotease, with protein sequence MLVDIVPVGDVTPQVKREASGALRSVYDCDVTVHDDQAIPDSAFDADRGQYRAEDLIETVTRVGGGEKNIGITPEDLYYRRRNYVFGLAYLNGNGSVISTHRLRTSSDGGVSTKPAVDVFGDRVRKEVVHEIGHTLGLEHCDNSKCVMSFSPTVREVDVKEEHLCGTCSRLVR encoded by the coding sequence ATGCTCGTGGACATCGTCCCCGTCGGAGACGTCACCCCTCAAGTGAAGCGGGAGGCCTCCGGCGCGCTGCGTTCCGTGTACGACTGCGACGTGACGGTCCACGACGATCAGGCGATCCCCGACTCCGCGTTCGACGCCGACCGCGGCCAGTACCGCGCCGAGGACCTCATCGAGACGGTCACGCGGGTCGGCGGCGGCGAGAAGAATATCGGCATCACGCCCGAGGACCTCTACTACCGCCGCCGGAACTACGTGTTCGGTCTCGCGTACCTCAACGGGAACGGCTCCGTCATCTCCACGCACCGCCTCCGCACCTCCTCCGACGGCGGCGTCTCTACCAAGCCCGCGGTCGACGTCTTCGGTGACCGCGTCCGCAAGGAGGTCGTCCACGAGATCGGACACACGCTCGGGTTGGAACACTGCGACAACAGCAAGTGCGTGATGTCGTTTTCCCCCACCGTCCGCGAGGTCGACGTGAAAGAGGAGCACCTCTGTGGCACCTGCTCTCGGCTCGTTCGCTGA
- a CDS encoding CrcB family protein has product MERTPYGLLLVAVGGFLGAVARYATDAAVGGPVALASLGGGPAVLGGTATGVGTLAANVAGSFALGLLLTRTSSDRIRLLVGTGALSLFTTYSAFVSDAVALGTPAGAWYVAASYATGLAAAALRLAVGRRRRR; this is encoded by the coding sequence ATGGAACGGACGCCGTACGGACTCCTGCTCGTCGCGGTCGGGGGATTCCTCGGCGCGGTCGCCAGGTACGCGACCGACGCCGCGGTCGGCGGGCCCGTCGCTCTAGCGTCTCTCGGTGGTGGTCCGGCGGTCCTCGGCGGGACGGCGACCGGTGTCGGGACCCTGGCCGCGAACGTCGCCGGCTCGTTCGCGCTCGGACTCCTGTTGACCCGAACGTCGAGCGACCGGATCCGTCTCCTCGTCGGCACCGGTGCGCTCTCGTTGTTCACGACGTACAGCGCGTTCGTCTCTGACGCGGTCGCGCTCGGAACTCCGGCGGGCGCGTGGTACGTCGCCGCCAGCTACGCCACCGGACTCGCCGCGGCCGCGCTCAGACTCGCGGTCGGGAGGCGGCGCCGACGATGA